A part of Streptomyces sp. NBC_01210 genomic DNA contains:
- a CDS encoding small hydrophobic protein: MMAGFGHTTRKHPRSRGRTWSRSGPDRAVLGIIGLICAIAGFFVLGIILGPIAIVCGWLGMGRRWNGAQPVPALVGVVLGAIDTVLAIVWLAGASAMGNGMF, encoded by the coding sequence ATGATGGCGGGCTTCGGACACACCACGCGCAAGCACCCTCGCTCACGCGGCCGGACGTGGTCGCGGAGTGGGCCGGACCGCGCGGTACTCGGAATCATCGGGCTGATCTGCGCGATCGCGGGATTCTTCGTGCTGGGAATCATCCTCGGCCCGATCGCGATCGTCTGCGGCTGGCTCGGCATGGGACGCCGCTGGAACGGCGCACAGCCGGTTCCGGCACTGGTCGGCGTCGTGCTCGGTGCCATTGACACCGTGCTGGCGATCGTCTGGCTGGCAGGAGCGTCAGCCATGGGCAACGGCATGTTCTGA
- a CDS encoding peptidase inhibitor family I36 protein, producing MRKIVTAGFLAAAVLAPQTAAATVAAAPPRLGECAAGQLCLWEKGNFKGVRQVHELSGTDIESCVPLPPGTTAEALANRTGRPVTTYQSAECEETGEFETYPGGGTWLPQSPYRIRAFKVWER from the coding sequence ATGCGCAAGATCGTCACGGCCGGATTCCTGGCCGCAGCAGTACTGGCGCCGCAGACGGCAGCGGCCACTGTCGCCGCCGCGCCGCCACGCCTCGGGGAGTGCGCGGCGGGCCAGCTCTGCCTCTGGGAGAAGGGGAACTTCAAGGGCGTACGCCAGGTCCATGAGCTCTCGGGCACCGATATCGAGAGCTGTGTCCCGCTGCCGCCCGGCACCACGGCAGAGGCGCTGGCCAACCGGACCGGGCGGCCCGTCACCACGTACCAGTCGGCCGAGTGCGAGGAGACGGGCGAGTTCGAGACCTACCCGGGCGGCGGCACCTGGTTGCCCCAATCCCCGTATCGGATCAGGGCCTTCAAGGTCTGGGAGCGCTGA
- a CDS encoding alpha/beta hydrolase yields MTSFDSSPTLTVWRALLALAVVFVMLATSGWTAVRHQSGPRDALEAELAGWGKARIGARELPGTDAPPQRLAAFFASLGPLQRTRLADQYPLVVGNLNGAPVTLRYHANRKALAHSLTLERKRVNDPNLTADGHRDAVRRMNRFEALMSADRQILAFDPSGPGKVAEVLGDLDRAQRVSVIVPGVDTNLLTFQRSTRKYTAPVGMAQSLYAAERAASPRTRTAVIAWADYTAPVGVGMDSAIGRLAQIGAVRLTALASALPGDAKVALFCHSYGSVVCGVAARRLPERVGDIAVAGSPGMRAENVAGLRSRARVWAMRDSDDWIQGVPHLEVGGLGHGEDPVTPAFGARVLSAAGAIGHGGYFEPGTESVSNFAEIGVGSFHSVTCASNNDTCRSGIYGE; encoded by the coding sequence GTGACTTCCTTCGACTCCTCCCCCACCCTGACCGTATGGCGCGCTCTGCTCGCCCTCGCGGTCGTGTTCGTGATGCTGGCGACCAGCGGCTGGACCGCGGTACGACATCAGAGCGGCCCCCGTGACGCCCTCGAGGCCGAGCTGGCCGGCTGGGGAAAGGCCCGGATCGGGGCGCGTGAGCTGCCCGGCACCGACGCGCCGCCGCAGCGGCTGGCCGCCTTCTTCGCCTCGCTCGGCCCGCTGCAGCGGACCCGGCTCGCCGACCAGTACCCGCTCGTGGTCGGCAATCTCAACGGCGCCCCGGTGACCCTGCGCTACCACGCCAACCGCAAGGCCCTCGCGCATTCGCTCACGTTGGAACGCAAGCGGGTGAACGACCCGAACCTCACCGCGGACGGCCACCGCGACGCGGTCCGCCGTATGAACCGCTTCGAGGCGCTCATGAGCGCCGACCGGCAGATCCTCGCCTTCGATCCGTCAGGCCCCGGCAAGGTCGCCGAGGTCCTCGGCGACCTCGACCGCGCCCAGCGTGTCTCCGTGATCGTCCCCGGCGTCGACACCAATCTGCTCACCTTCCAGCGGTCCACCCGCAAGTACACCGCGCCCGTCGGTATGGCGCAGTCGCTGTACGCCGCCGAGCGCGCCGCCTCGCCCCGTACCCGTACCGCCGTCATCGCCTGGGCCGACTACACCGCGCCCGTCGGTGTCGGCATGGACTCGGCCATCGGCCGGCTCGCCCAGATCGGCGCCGTGCGGCTGACCGCGCTCGCCTCCGCGCTGCCCGGCGACGCCAAGGTCGCGCTGTTCTGCCACAGCTACGGCTCCGTGGTGTGCGGTGTCGCCGCGCGCCGGCTGCCCGAGCGGGTGGGCGACATAGCGGTGGCCGGCAGCCCCGGAATGCGGGCCGAGAACGTGGCCGGTCTTCGCTCGCGGGCCCGGGTGTGGGCGATGCGGGACAGCGACGACTGGATCCAGGGCGTACCGCACCTGGAGGTCGGCGGGCTGGGCCACGGCGAGGACCCGGTGACGCCGGCGTTCGGCGCGCGGGTGCTGTCGGCGGCCGGCGCGATCGGACACGGTGGCTATTTCGAGCCGGGAACCGAGAGCGTCAGCAACTTCGCCGAGATAGGCGTCGGTTCGTTCCACAGCGTGACCTGCGCGAGCAACAACGACACCTGCCGCAGCGGTATTTACGGCGAGTAG
- a CDS encoding DUF4429 domain-containing protein, which yields MGDVLAGIQATWEFETDSVLIRFERGSRTPKLFQTLRERRIPHEALASVTLSPGKRGTVVLHAVPRPGADPLMEAAAGQLKEGCDPYRLVLPADLETLAEYYADELRALLPADAGLPAERYAVAAPEAPLHFKAYDGKASFDGSQVSFRWSRTGASSAKWRAGDQSFQVAELSGVEWRSPEAFDGYLRLLRRGEEPGDDGAGQAQVDQDPAAVLFGIRYGPVHESLPFAAAVLESVRNSDSAPAMALQAGRRDPADIAERIRHLGELHQAGLVTDEEFSTKKAELLARL from the coding sequence ATGGGTGACGTTCTGGCCGGAATTCAAGCCACTTGGGAGTTCGAGACCGACTCCGTGCTCATCCGCTTCGAACGGGGGAGCCGTACGCCGAAGCTGTTCCAGACGCTTCGCGAACGCCGTATCCCCCACGAGGCGTTGGCGTCGGTGACCCTCTCGCCGGGCAAGCGCGGCACGGTGGTGCTGCACGCCGTGCCCAGACCCGGCGCGGATCCGCTGATGGAGGCAGCGGCCGGGCAGTTGAAGGAAGGCTGCGACCCGTACCGCCTGGTGCTGCCCGCGGACCTCGAGACACTCGCCGAGTACTACGCCGACGAGCTGCGCGCACTGCTGCCGGCCGACGCGGGCCTGCCCGCCGAACGGTACGCCGTGGCCGCGCCCGAGGCCCCGCTGCACTTCAAGGCGTACGACGGAAAGGCCTCCTTCGACGGCTCGCAGGTCTCCTTCCGCTGGTCGCGGACGGGCGCGTCGTCCGCCAAGTGGCGGGCGGGCGACCAGAGTTTCCAGGTGGCGGAGCTGAGCGGGGTCGAATGGCGCTCGCCGGAGGCCTTCGACGGGTATCTGCGGCTGCTGCGGCGCGGCGAGGAACCCGGCGACGACGGAGCCGGGCAGGCGCAGGTGGACCAGGACCCGGCCGCGGTGCTCTTCGGGATCAGGTACGGGCCGGTGCACGAGTCGCTGCCGTTCGCAGCCGCGGTGCTCGAATCCGTACGGAACAGCGACTCGGCGCCGGCGATGGCGCTGCAGGCGGGCCGGCGTGACCCGGCCGACATCGCGGAGCGGATACGGCATCTCGGGGAGCTGCACCAGGCGGGGCTGGTGACCGACGAGGAGTTCAGCACGAAGAAGGCGGAGCTGCTCGCGCGGCTGTGA
- a CDS encoding aldo/keto reductase, whose amino-acid sequence MSNSKIAQVRLGTEGPLVGVQGLGCMGMSEFYGDTDEAAARDTLEAALEAGVTLFDTADVYGRGANEEFLAPFFGAHRDEITLATKFAIERTDDPHYRGIRNDRTYIRQAVEASLTRLKTDVIDLYYMHRRDPAVPFAESVGAMAELVEEGKVKHLGLSEVTGAELREAHAVHPIAALQSEWSLFSRDVERSAVGAAAELGVAFVPYSPLGRGFLTGAFEDAGKDLSEGDFRKFQPRFTGDNAKTNAALLEPVHKIAAAHGATAAQVALAWVQQRAEVHSLAVVPIPGTRKSSRLLENVGATRLTLTAEELALLEPIAGLVAGDRYPDMSSTSAAREV is encoded by the coding sequence ATGAGCAACAGCAAGATCGCACAGGTGCGGCTGGGGACCGAGGGGCCACTGGTCGGTGTGCAGGGCCTCGGCTGCATGGGCATGAGCGAGTTCTACGGAGACACCGACGAGGCGGCGGCCAGGGACACCCTGGAGGCGGCGCTCGAGGCGGGCGTCACGCTCTTCGACACCGCGGACGTGTACGGGCGGGGCGCCAACGAGGAGTTCCTCGCACCGTTCTTCGGGGCGCACCGTGACGAGATAACCCTGGCGACCAAGTTCGCCATCGAGCGGACGGACGACCCGCACTACCGGGGCATCCGCAATGACCGGACGTACATCCGGCAGGCCGTCGAGGCGAGCCTCACGCGGCTGAAGACCGATGTCATCGACCTGTACTACATGCACCGCCGCGACCCGGCCGTGCCGTTCGCCGAGTCCGTCGGCGCGATGGCCGAACTGGTCGAGGAGGGCAAGGTCAAGCACCTGGGGCTGAGCGAGGTCACGGGCGCCGAGCTGCGCGAGGCGCACGCCGTGCACCCGATCGCGGCCCTGCAGTCGGAGTGGTCTCTGTTCAGCCGGGACGTGGAACGCAGCGCGGTGGGCGCGGCGGCGGAGCTGGGTGTTGCCTTCGTGCCGTACTCGCCGCTCGGCCGCGGCTTTCTGACCGGGGCGTTCGAGGACGCCGGCAAGGACCTGTCGGAGGGCGACTTCCGTAAGTTCCAGCCGCGCTTCACCGGAGACAACGCCAAGACCAACGCGGCGCTCCTGGAGCCGGTCCACAAGATCGCGGCGGCGCACGGCGCGACGGCCGCGCAGGTCGCTCTCGCCTGGGTGCAGCAGCGGGCCGAGGTGCACTCGCTCGCCGTGGTTCCGATCCCGGGCACCCGCAAGAGCAGCCGGCTGCTGGAGAATGTCGGCGCGACCCGGCTGACGCTGACCGCCGAGGAGCTGGCGTTGCTCGAGCCGATCGCCGGACTGGTGGCGGGGGACCGCTACCCGGACATGTCCTCCACGTCGGCGGCGCGCGAGGTCTGA
- a CDS encoding MerR family transcriptional regulator produces MTVIESTSARTEICVSAPRAHPRPDGQDSYTISEVVAFTGLTAHTLRWYERIGLMSNVDRSHTGQRRFTNRDLDWLAFVGKLRLTGMPVADMVRYAELVREGEHTFEARQELLERTRRDVRSRIAELQDTLAVLDHKIEFYAGAHRASERV; encoded by the coding sequence ATGACGGTGATCGAGAGCACCTCTGCAAGGACGGAAATCTGCGTATCCGCTCCCCGTGCGCATCCCCGCCCCGACGGGCAGGACAGCTACACGATCAGCGAGGTCGTCGCCTTCACCGGGCTCACCGCACACACCTTGCGCTGGTACGAGAGGATCGGGCTGATGTCGAATGTCGACCGGTCGCACACCGGACAGCGGCGCTTCACCAACCGTGACCTGGACTGGCTCGCCTTCGTCGGCAAGCTGCGGCTGACCGGGATGCCGGTCGCGGACATGGTCCGCTACGCCGAGCTGGTGCGGGAGGGCGAGCACACCTTCGAGGCACGGCAGGAGCTGCTGGAGCGGACGCGGCGCGATGTGCGGTCGCGCATCGCGGAGCTCCAGGACACGCTCGCCGTGCTTGACCACAAGATCGAGTTTTACGCGGGCGCCCACCGGGCGTCGGAGAGGGTCTGA
- a CDS encoding GNAT family N-acetyltransferase codes for MSLARRATPADAEELVRLRKVMQDSHLGPSPDVSWQPAAVETLRKKLADSDADADLTAFVVERPGGLAACAVGTIEYRLGGPGNPRGTTGYVFSVATDPDLRRRGYSRACMEALLGWFRERGVSRIDLRASSDGEPLYASLGFVRTPDPAMRLTL; via the coding sequence ATGAGCCTCGCACGCCGCGCCACACCCGCAGACGCCGAAGAGCTGGTCCGCCTCCGCAAGGTCATGCAGGACTCACATCTCGGTCCCAGTCCTGACGTCAGCTGGCAGCCCGCCGCCGTCGAAACCCTCCGCAAGAAGCTCGCCGACTCCGACGCCGACGCCGATCTGACCGCCTTCGTCGTCGAGCGCCCCGGGGGCCTCGCGGCCTGCGCGGTCGGCACCATCGAGTACCGGCTCGGCGGACCCGGCAATCCGCGCGGCACGACCGGCTACGTCTTCTCCGTCGCGACCGACCCGGATCTGCGGCGCCGCGGCTACTCCCGCGCCTGCATGGAGGCGCTGCTCGGCTGGTTCCGCGAGCGCGGCGTGTCCAGGATCGACCTGCGTGCCTCCTCCGACGGCGAGCCGCTGTACGCCTCGCTCGGCTTCGTCCGCACCCCTGATCCCGCGATGCGCCTCACCCTTTAG
- a CDS encoding serine hydrolase domain-containing protein, producing the protein MQSLAMIENWPVPTAAAAVVRADGTVAGSYGPASHRFPLASVTKPLAAYAALVAYEEGAIELDEPAGPEGSTVRHLLAHTSGLAFDEHRVTAPPGTRRLYSNAGFEVLGDHIAKATEIPFAEYLSQAVLEPLGMAATTLDGSPARDGVSTVDDLVKFAAEVQAPRLLDARTVLEAMTVVHPGLSGILPGYGHQKPNDWGLGFEIRDAKSPHWTGSSSSPRTFGHFGQSGTFLWIDPDARAACVALTDRAFGPWAVEAWPPFTDAVLAELRRG; encoded by the coding sequence ATGCAGAGCCTGGCGATGATCGAGAACTGGCCGGTACCGACCGCGGCGGCCGCCGTCGTACGAGCGGACGGAACCGTCGCCGGTTCGTACGGTCCGGCCTCGCACCGTTTCCCGCTGGCCTCCGTCACCAAGCCGCTCGCGGCGTACGCGGCGCTCGTGGCGTACGAGGAGGGGGCGATCGAGCTCGACGAGCCGGCCGGCCCCGAGGGCTCCACGGTGCGTCATCTGCTCGCGCACACCTCGGGACTCGCCTTCGACGAGCACCGTGTGACGGCCCCGCCCGGTACCCGAAGGCTGTACTCCAACGCGGGCTTCGAGGTGCTCGGCGACCATATCGCCAAGGCGACGGAGATCCCGTTCGCGGAGTATCTGAGCCAGGCGGTGCTGGAGCCGCTGGGCATGGCGGCGACCACGCTGGACGGTTCTCCGGCCAGGGACGGCGTCTCGACGGTCGACGATCTGGTGAAGTTCGCCGCGGAAGTGCAGGCCCCGCGGCTGCTGGACGCCCGCACGGTCCTGGAGGCGATGACGGTCGTCCATCCCGGTCTGTCCGGCATCCTGCCCGGCTACGGCCACCAGAAGCCCAACGACTGGGGTCTCGGCTTCGAGATCCGGGACGCCAAGTCCCCGCACTGGACAGGCAGTTCGTCCTCGCCGCGCACCTTCGGCCACTTCGGCCAGTCCGGCACGTTCCTGTGGATCGACCCGGACGCGCGCGCCGCGTGCGTGGCGCTCACCGACCGGGCCTTCGGACCATGGGCGGTCGAGGCGTGGCCGCCGTTCACGGACGCGGTGCTGGCCGAACTGCGCCGAGGGTGA
- a CDS encoding pirin family protein produces MIDVRRSADRFRGGDPASGIESLHAFSFGRFYDPDNLRFGAILACNEERLEPGAGFDEHPHSHTEIVTWVVEGELTHRDSQGHGTVVRPGDVQRLSSAGGVRHVERNDGDAPLVFVQMWLAPVSPGGDPSYETVRGIADSTPYALPRAGAMLHVRRLTAGERTAVPDAAAVYAHVVRGEVRLGDEQLGPGDAARITAADGLVMAAAGTAEVLLWELNEANSSPAGV; encoded by the coding sequence GTGATTGACGTACGGCGCTCCGCCGACCGCTTCCGCGGCGGCGATCCCGCCTCGGGCATCGAGTCCCTGCACGCCTTCTCCTTCGGGCGCTTCTACGACCCGGACAACCTGCGCTTCGGCGCGATACTCGCCTGCAACGAGGAGCGGCTCGAGCCCGGCGCGGGCTTCGACGAGCATCCGCACAGCCACACCGAGATCGTCACCTGGGTCGTCGAGGGCGAGCTCACACACCGCGACTCGCAGGGCCACGGGACGGTGGTGCGGCCCGGGGACGTCCAGCGGCTCAGCTCGGCGGGCGGGGTGCGGCATGTGGAGCGCAACGACGGGGACGCGCCGCTGGTCTTTGTGCAGATGTGGCTCGCGCCGGTGTCGCCGGGCGGCGACCCGTCGTACGAGACAGTGCGCGGCATCGCGGACTCGACGCCGTACGCGCTCCCGCGGGCGGGCGCGATGCTGCACGTACGGCGCCTCACCGCGGGCGAGCGCACGGCGGTGCCGGACGCGGCCGCGGTGTACGCCCATGTGGTGCGGGGCGAAGTCCGCCTGGGGGACGAGCAGTTGGGCCCGGGCGACGCGGCGCGCATCACAGCTGCGGACGGCCTGGTAATGGCTGCGGCGGGGACCGCCGAGGTCCTGCTCTGGGAGCTGAACGAGGCGAATTCAAGCCCCGCCGGTGTGTGA
- a CDS encoding PucR family transcriptional regulator: MPVPAANPAHPHSATLRRLEQSSGRLAANAIARMDETLPWYRAMPPENRSWIGLVAQAGIAAFTEWFRHPETPQAISTDVFGTAPRELTRAITLRQTVEMVRTTIEVMEAAIEEVAAPGDESVLREALLVYAREIAFATAQVYAQAAEARGAWDARLESLVVNAVLSGEADEGAVSRAAALGWNSPEHVCVILGTAPDGDSELTVEAIRRAARHAKLQVLTGVLGDRLVVIAGGSDNPLQVAKALIGPYAAGPVVAGPVVPDLLAATRSAQAAAAGLKACSAWQDAPRPVLADDLLPERAIASDPAAREQLVEEIYRPLEEAGSALLETLSVYLEQASSLEGAARMLFVHPNTVRYRLRRVTDVTGWSPSDVRSAFTLRIALILGRLADGDSQS; this comes from the coding sequence GTGCCCGTACCTGCAGCGAACCCCGCCCACCCGCATTCCGCGACCCTTCGCCGACTGGAGCAGTCCTCCGGCCGGCTCGCCGCGAACGCCATCGCACGTATGGACGAGACGCTGCCCTGGTACCGGGCGATGCCCCCGGAGAACCGGTCCTGGATCGGCCTGGTCGCCCAGGCCGGTATCGCCGCGTTCACCGAGTGGTTCCGGCATCCGGAGACCCCGCAGGCGATCTCGACGGATGTCTTCGGTACGGCTCCGCGCGAGCTGACCCGGGCCATCACGCTGCGCCAGACCGTCGAGATGGTGCGCACCACCATCGAGGTCATGGAGGCCGCGATCGAGGAGGTCGCCGCGCCCGGCGACGAATCGGTCCTGCGCGAGGCGCTGCTCGTCTACGCACGCGAGATCGCCTTCGCGACCGCCCAGGTGTACGCGCAGGCCGCCGAGGCCCGCGGTGCCTGGGACGCCCGCCTCGAATCCCTCGTGGTGAACGCCGTACTGTCCGGCGAGGCCGACGAGGGCGCGGTCTCCCGCGCCGCCGCGCTCGGCTGGAACTCACCCGAACATGTCTGCGTCATCCTCGGCACCGCACCCGACGGGGACAGTGAACTCACGGTCGAGGCGATCCGCCGCGCCGCCCGGCACGCCAAGCTGCAGGTGCTCACCGGAGTGCTCGGCGACCGGCTCGTCGTCATCGCGGGCGGCAGCGACAATCCGCTGCAGGTCGCCAAGGCACTGATCGGGCCGTATGCGGCCGGACCCGTAGTCGCGGGGCCCGTCGTCCCCGACCTGCTCGCCGCCACCAGGTCCGCGCAGGCCGCGGCCGCCGGGCTCAAGGCCTGCTCCGCCTGGCAGGACGCGCCGCGACCGGTTCTCGCGGACGATCTGCTGCCGGAGCGGGCGATCGCCTCGGACCCTGCCGCGCGCGAGCAGTTGGTGGAGGAGATCTACAGACCGCTGGAAGAAGCGGGGTCGGCGCTGCTGGAAACTCTGAGCGTCTATCTGGAACAGGCGAGCAGTCTCGAGGGCGCGGCACGGATGCTCTTCGTCCACCCCAACACCGTGCGCTACCGGCTGCGACGTGTGACCGACGTCACCGGATGGTCACCCTCCGATGTACGCTCCGCGTTCACTCTGCGGATCGCGCTGATCCTGGGGCGTCTGGCCGACGGAGATTCGCAGTCCTAG
- a CDS encoding ACP S-malonyltransferase: MLVLVAPGQGAQTPGFLTPWLDLPGAADRIAAWSDAIGLDLAHYGTKADADEIRDTAVAQPLLVAAGLLSAAALGEMSPGAVAGHSVGEITAAVFAGVLDDTAALGFVRTRGLAMAEAAAVTETGMSAVLGGDPEQVVAHLEKLGLTPANVNGAGQIVAAGTAEQLAALAEDKPEKARVIALKVAGAFHTHHMAPAVATLQEAAAGLTVADPAVPYVSNKDGQTVAGGDDVIARLVGQVANPVRWDRCMETFKERDVTALIEVCPGGTLTGLAKRALPGVQTLALKTPDDLDAARTLLTEHSA; the protein is encoded by the coding sequence GTGCTCGTACTCGTCGCTCCCGGCCAAGGCGCTCAGACGCCCGGCTTCCTGACTCCCTGGCTCGACCTCCCCGGCGCTGCCGACCGCATCGCGGCCTGGTCCGACGCCATCGGGCTCGACCTTGCCCACTACGGCACGAAGGCCGACGCGGACGAAATCCGCGACACCGCCGTGGCCCAGCCGCTCCTCGTCGCCGCCGGACTGCTGTCGGCCGCCGCGCTGGGTGAGATGTCGCCCGGTGCCGTCGCGGGTCACAGCGTCGGTGAGATCACCGCCGCCGTGTTCGCCGGTGTCCTCGACGACACCGCCGCGCTCGGTTTCGTACGCACACGAGGCCTGGCGATGGCGGAGGCCGCCGCGGTCACCGAGACCGGCATGTCGGCCGTCCTCGGCGGCGACCCCGAGCAGGTCGTCGCCCACCTCGAGAAGCTCGGCCTGACCCCGGCGAATGTGAACGGCGCCGGCCAGATCGTCGCCGCCGGCACCGCCGAGCAGCTCGCCGCGCTGGCCGAGGACAAGCCGGAGAAAGCCCGCGTCATCGCGCTGAAGGTGGCCGGAGCGTTCCACACGCACCACATGGCTCCCGCAGTCGCGACCCTCCAGGAGGCCGCGGCCGGCCTCACGGTCGCCGACCCTGCCGTTCCGTACGTCTCGAACAAGGACGGGCAGACGGTCGCCGGCGGCGACGACGTCATCGCCCGCCTGGTCGGCCAAGTCGCCAACCCGGTCCGCTGGGACCGGTGCATGGAGACCTTCAAGGAGCGGGACGTCACGGCCCTGATCGAGGTCTGCCCCGGCGGCACGCTCACGGGCCTCGCCAAGCGCGCGCTGCCGGGTGTGCAGACACTCGCGCTGAAGACCCCCGACGACCTCGACGCGGCCCGCACGCTGCTCACCGAGCACTCTGCCTGA
- a CDS encoding ketoacyl-ACP synthase III, which produces MSKIKPSKGAPYARIMGVGGYRPTRVVPNEVILETIDSSDEWIRSRSGIATRHWASPEETVAAMSVEASGKAIADAGITPQQIGGVIVSTVSHFKQTPAVATEIADKIGAIKPAAFDISAGCAGFGYGLTLAKGMVVEGSAEYVLVIGVERLSDLTDLEDRATAFLFGDGAGAVVVGPSKEPKIGPTVWGSEGDKSETIKQTVPWDHYRNGTVEKFPAITQEGQAVFRWAVFEMAKVAQQALDAAGISVDDLDVFIPHQANMRIIDSMVKTLKLPEHVTVARDVETTGNTSAASIPLAMERLLATGAAKSGDTALVIGFGAGLVYAATVVTLP; this is translated from the coding sequence ATGTCGAAGATCAAGCCCAGCAAGGGCGCCCCGTACGCACGCATCATGGGTGTCGGCGGCTACCGTCCGACCCGGGTCGTGCCCAACGAGGTGATCCTCGAGACGATCGACTCCTCCGACGAGTGGATCCGCTCGCGCTCGGGCATCGCCACCCGCCACTGGGCCTCCCCCGAGGAGACCGTGGCCGCGATGTCTGTCGAGGCCTCCGGCAAGGCGATCGCCGACGCCGGAATCACCCCGCAGCAGATCGGCGGCGTGATCGTCTCCACCGTCTCGCACTTCAAGCAGACCCCGGCCGTCGCCACCGAGATCGCGGACAAGATCGGCGCGATCAAGCCGGCCGCGTTCGACATCTCCGCGGGCTGTGCGGGCTTCGGCTACGGCCTGACCCTCGCCAAGGGCATGGTCGTCGAGGGCTCGGCAGAGTATGTACTTGTCATCGGCGTCGAGCGGCTCAGCGACCTCACCGACCTGGAGGACCGCGCGACGGCCTTCCTGTTCGGCGACGGTGCGGGCGCGGTCGTCGTCGGCCCGTCCAAGGAGCCGAAGATCGGCCCGACCGTCTGGGGCTCCGAGGGCGACAAGTCCGAGACCATCAAGCAGACCGTGCCGTGGGACCACTACCGCAACGGCACCGTCGAGAAGTTCCCCGCCATCACGCAGGAGGGCCAGGCGGTCTTCCGCTGGGCCGTCTTCGAGATGGCAAAGGTCGCGCAACAGGCCCTGGACGCGGCCGGGATCAGCGTCGACGACCTGGACGTCTTCATTCCGCACCAGGCCAATATGCGGATCATCGACTCGATGGTGAAGACTCTGAAGCTGCCGGAGCACGTCACGGTCGCCCGTGACGTGGAGACCACCGGCAACACCTCGGCCGCCTCGATTCCGCTCGCCATGGAGCGGCTTCTGGCGACCGGGGCGGCGAAGAGCGGTGACACCGCGCTCGTCATCGGCTTCGGGGCGGGTCTCGTCTACGCCGCGACGGTCGTTACCCTCCCCTAG
- a CDS encoding acyl carrier protein gives MAATQEEIVTGLAEIVNEIAGIPVEDVQLDKSFTDDLDVDSLSMVEVVVAAEERFDVKIPDDDVKNLKTVGDAADYIAKHQA, from the coding sequence ATGGCCGCCACTCAGGAAGAGATCGTCACCGGTCTCGCGGAGATCGTGAACGAGATCGCCGGTATCCCGGTCGAGGACGTCCAGCTGGACAAGTCCTTCACCGACGACCTGGACGTCGACTCGCTGTCCATGGTCGAGGTCGTCGTCGCCGCCGAAGAGCGCTTCGACGTCAAGATCCCGGACGACGACGTCAAGAACCTGAAGACCGTCGGCGACGCCGCGGACTACATCGCCAAGCACCAGGCCTGA